A portion of the Paenibacillus hamazuiensis genome contains these proteins:
- the nusA gene encoding transcription termination factor NusA, with product MNMDFIEALSEIEREKGIAKDILIDAIEAALISSYKRNFNTAQNVRVDINRQTGLIKVYARKTVVEDVLDPRMEISVQAAREINQNYQLNDIVEIEVTPRDFGRIAAQTAKQVVTQRIREAERGLIYNAFVDKEEDIVNGIVQRQDQRNLYIDLGKIEAALPLTELMPTDKFKQGDRVKAYITKVENTTKGPQIILSRTHPGLLKRLFELEVPEIYDGVVEIRSVAREAGFRSKIAVHSRNTEVDPVGSCVGPKGVRVQTIVNELKGEKIDIVRWMENVEEYVANALSPSKVLEVQVFENEKMARVIVPDYQLSLAIGIKGQNARLAAKLTGWKIDIKSETQAEQEYGRPKTYGEEMHQDSVSID from the coding sequence ATGAACATGGATTTTATTGAAGCACTGTCGGAAATCGAAAGAGAGAAAGGGATCGCCAAGGATATATTGATCGACGCGATCGAAGCGGCCCTCATCTCCAGCTACAAGCGCAACTTCAACACCGCGCAAAACGTGCGCGTCGATATCAACCGTCAAACCGGGCTTATTAAAGTATACGCCCGCAAAACCGTCGTCGAAGACGTGCTCGATCCAAGAATGGAAATTTCCGTTCAGGCCGCGCGCGAAATCAACCAAAACTACCAACTGAACGATATCGTCGAAATCGAAGTGACGCCTCGCGATTTCGGCCGCATTGCGGCGCAAACCGCCAAGCAGGTCGTTACGCAGCGCATTCGCGAAGCCGAGCGCGGACTTATTTATAACGCTTTTGTCGATAAGGAAGAAGATATCGTCAACGGGATCGTACAAAGGCAGGATCAGCGCAACCTGTACATCGATCTCGGCAAAATCGAGGCGGCGCTTCCGCTGACCGAGCTGATGCCGACCGATAAGTTCAAGCAAGGGGACCGCGTCAAGGCCTACATCACCAAGGTTGAAAATACGACCAAAGGTCCGCAGATCATCTTGTCCCGGACACATCCCGGTTTGCTGAAAAGGCTGTTTGAGCTCGAAGTGCCGGAAATTTACGACGGCGTCGTGGAAATCCGCTCCGTGGCGCGCGAGGCCGGCTTCCGCTCGAAAATCGCCGTTCATTCCCGCAATACAGAGGTGGATCCGGTCGGCTCCTGCGTAGGCCCGAAAGGCGTGCGCGTGCAGACGATCGTAAACGAGCTGAAAGGCGAGAAAATCGATATCGTCCGGTGGATGGAAAACGTCGAGGAGTATGTCGCCAACGCACTCAGCCCGTCCAAGGTGCTTGAGGTGCAGGTGTTTGAAAACGAAAAAATGGCCCGCGTCATCGTTCCGGATTACCAGCTGTCGCTTGCGATCGGCATTAAAGGACAGAACGCCCGCCTCGCCGCAAAGCTGACCGGCTGGAAAATCGATATTAAGAGCGAAACGCAAGCCGAGCAGGAATACGGCCGTCCGAAGACGTACGGCGAAGAAATGCACCAGGATTCGGTCAGCATCGACTGA
- the rnpM gene encoding RNase P modulator RnpM, whose translation MKPRKIPLRKCVACQEMMPKKELIRVVKTPTDEIMIDLTGKKSGRGAYLCGKQSCFKLAKKSKAFDRALKAAVSSEIYDRLEQDFIRVEDEFIAQKETVNDED comes from the coding sequence ATGAAACCACGAAAAATACCGCTCCGCAAATGCGTGGCGTGTCAGGAAATGATGCCGAAAAAAGAACTGATTCGCGTGGTTAAAACGCCCACGGACGAAATCATGATCGATCTTACGGGGAAAAAATCGGGACGCGGCGCTTATCTGTGCGGTAAGCAATCATGCTTCAAGCTGGCGAAAAAAAGCAAAGCGTTCGACCGTGCTCTTAAAGCGGCGGTCAGCTCTGAAATATATGACAGGTTAGAGCAGGACTTTATCCGGGTCGAAGATGAATTCATTGCCCAAAAAGAAACGGTGAACGATGAAGACTAA
- the truB gene encoding tRNA pseudouridine(55) synthase TruB, whose amino-acid sequence MTTTETALEGILPILKPAGWTSHDVVAKVRRITREKRIGHTGTLDPQVTGVLPLCIGRATRLVEYIQELPKEYEAALTIGFATDTEDASGTVTSRADSVSLTRQQVEQVLQTFVGEIEQVPPMFSAVKVDGKRLYELAREGKEIERKSRKVTIYEIEMLSAEMDRPYPEIRFRVRCSKGTYIRTLCVDIGKDLGYPAVMSHLVRTSTGNIGIGQCVTLEQVEEHQKEGTLHTLLLAADRAIAFLPKLELNETQTKQALQGQKIRLPVFEAEANTTVRAYSPQNEFIGIFEWEAADRKLKPVKVFS is encoded by the coding sequence ATGACGACGACGGAAACGGCTTTGGAAGGCATTTTGCCGATTTTGAAGCCTGCGGGATGGACCTCGCACGATGTTGTTGCAAAGGTGCGGCGAATCACGAGGGAAAAACGTATCGGCCATACCGGCACGCTGGACCCTCAAGTCACCGGGGTGCTTCCGCTTTGCATAGGCCGGGCAACCCGGCTTGTCGAATACATTCAGGAGCTTCCGAAGGAGTATGAAGCGGCCTTGACGATCGGTTTCGCTACCGATACGGAAGATGCTTCCGGAACCGTAACCTCGAGAGCGGATTCGGTTTCTCTCACGCGACAGCAGGTTGAACAGGTGCTGCAGACGTTTGTGGGCGAAATCGAGCAGGTGCCGCCGATGTTTTCGGCGGTGAAAGTGGACGGCAAACGTTTGTACGAATTGGCGCGCGAAGGCAAGGAAATCGAACGTAAATCGCGTAAAGTGACGATTTATGAAATCGAAATGCTTTCCGCCGAGATGGACCGGCCTTATCCGGAAATTCGTTTCCGCGTTCGCTGCTCGAAGGGCACGTATATCCGGACGTTGTGTGTCGATATTGGCAAAGATTTGGGTTATCCTGCCGTCATGTCACATTTGGTGAGGACGAGCACGGGCAACATCGGGATCGGCCAGTGCGTCACGTTGGAGCAGGTGGAGGAGCATCAAAAGGAAGGGACGCTGCACACGCTGCTTCTCGCGGCGGACCGTGCCATTGCATTTTTACCGAAGCTCGAGTTGAATGAAACGCAGACGAAGCAGGCGCTTCAAGGGCAAAAAATACGGCTGCCCGTGTTTGAGGCCGAAGCGAATACGACGGTTAGAGCGTATTCCCCGCAAAACGAGTTTATCGGCATTTTTGAGTGGGAAGCGGCGGACCGGAAGCTGAAGCCGGTCAAAGTGTTTTCTTAA
- the rimP gene encoding ribosome maturation factor RimP: MSTEQIKSIVESLVQPYLDQHGFELVDIEYVKEGGNWFLRVFVDKEGGIDIDDCGRISEYLSEKLDEKDPIESAYFLEVSSPGAERPLKKPQDFQKAVGHHVFVTTYEPVGGLKEFEGVLAEYNEQELVVEIGKKKHAIPVGKVAGARLAIVF; the protein is encoded by the coding sequence TTGAGCACAGAACAAATCAAATCGATCGTCGAGTCGCTCGTGCAGCCGTATTTGGACCAGCACGGGTTTGAGCTCGTCGATATCGAATACGTCAAGGAAGGCGGCAACTGGTTTCTGCGAGTATTCGTGGATAAGGAAGGAGGCATCGACATCGATGACTGCGGACGCATCAGCGAATATTTGAGCGAGAAGCTGGACGAGAAAGATCCGATCGAAAGCGCCTATTTCCTTGAAGTGTCTTCGCCCGGAGCGGAGCGCCCGCTCAAAAAGCCGCAGGATTTTCAAAAAGCGGTCGGCCACCATGTGTTTGTTACAACCTATGAACCGGTGGGCGGTCTGAAAGAATTTGAGGGCGTGCTGGCCGAATATAACGAGCAGGAGCTTGTGGTGGAAATCGGCAAGAAAAAGCACGCGATTCCCGTCGGCAAAGTAGCCGGTGCAAGACTTGCGATCGTTTTTTAA
- a CDS encoding bifunctional riboflavin kinase/FAD synthetase — protein sequence MQTIQLTYPLNETEPIRRQVLAIGEFDGVHLGHAEVIRRAVTLAEKLHLPCSIMTFHPHPRQVLGQAKYVKLLTPLEEKLKQFERLGVQYTYMVAFDTDFMRVSPEQFVEQVLIPMKVDTVIVGFDFTFGYKGLGTPDTLCELAKGRFAVEVVRPFHQGGSKVSSTLIREHLAEGKVEQAARLLGRPYRLEGDVVHGHKRGRTIGFPTANIAVSSSYVLPMNGVYAVRVFTEGTVFNGVMNIGVKPTFADDESKPTVEAHLFDFSGDLYGKKAAVELISFIRAEQKFASVEQLIAQIQRDADLARSLFAEKA from the coding sequence TTGCAGACGATACAATTGACTTACCCATTAAATGAGACGGAGCCAATTCGCCGCCAGGTGCTGGCCATCGGGGAATTCGACGGGGTCCATCTGGGGCATGCCGAAGTGATCCGGCGGGCGGTGACGCTGGCGGAAAAGCTTCATTTGCCCTGCTCGATCATGACGTTTCATCCGCATCCGAGGCAGGTGCTGGGTCAGGCGAAATATGTGAAGCTGCTCACCCCGCTTGAGGAGAAATTGAAGCAGTTTGAGCGGCTCGGCGTACAGTATACTTATATGGTTGCGTTTGACACCGATTTTATGCGTGTATCCCCGGAGCAGTTTGTCGAGCAGGTGCTGATCCCGATGAAGGTCGATACCGTGATCGTCGGTTTCGATTTTACATTCGGCTATAAAGGGCTCGGCACCCCCGACACGCTTTGCGAGCTGGCCAAAGGGCGATTTGCCGTCGAAGTGGTGCGCCCCTTTCATCAGGGCGGCAGCAAAGTAAGCAGCACGCTCATTCGGGAGCACCTCGCGGAAGGCAAGGTGGAGCAAGCAGCCCGGCTGCTCGGACGCCCTTACCGTCTGGAAGGCGACGTCGTGCACGGCCACAAACGAGGAAGGACGATCGGTTTTCCGACCGCCAACATTGCCGTTTCTTCCTCTTACGTGCTCCCGATGAACGGCGTGTACGCCGTTCGGGTTTTTACCGAGGGCACCGTCTTCAACGGAGTGATGAACATCGGCGTCAAGCCTACGTTTGCGGACGATGAAAGCAAGCCGACGGTCGAAGCTCATCTGTTTGATTTTTCCGGCGACCTGTACGGGAAGAAGGCTGCCGTTGAACTTATTTCTTTCATTCGTGCGGAGCAAAAATTCGCATCCGTG
- a CDS encoding YlxQ family RNA-binding protein, translating to MKTKFLSNLGLAMRAGKLVTGDEGVMAAVKSGDAKLVIVAEDASDNTRKKMNDKCRSYRVPIMEFGSRDELGQSIGKAERVVIAVTDKGFAQMLEKCRETTGGVRD from the coding sequence ATGAAGACTAAATTTTTATCGAATTTGGGGCTGGCTATGCGTGCCGGCAAACTTGTAACCGGGGATGAAGGCGTCATGGCTGCAGTAAAATCGGGCGATGCGAAACTGGTGATCGTAGCGGAGGACGCGTCGGACAATACGCGCAAAAAGATGAACGACAAGTGCAGGTCTTATCGGGTGCCGATCATGGAATTCGGCTCAAGGGACGAACTCGGTCAGAGCATCGGCAAGGCGGAACGCGTCGTCATCGCTGTCACCGATAAAGGTTTCGCGCAAATGTTGGAAAAGTGTCGGGAAACTACCGGAGGTGTACGCGATTGA
- the rbfA gene encoding 30S ribosome-binding factor RbfA: MAKVRVGRVGEQIKKEISQIIQAELKDPRIGFITVTGVEVTNDFSQAKVFLSVMGSDEQKEETLKALSRSSGFIRSELGKRIRLRKIPELLFKFDASIDYGSRIEQLLDRINTGNVNS, from the coding sequence ATGGCTAAAGTTCGCGTAGGCAGAGTCGGCGAGCAGATCAAGAAAGAGATCAGCCAAATCATTCAAGCCGAGCTCAAAGACCCTAGAATCGGCTTCATTACCGTAACGGGCGTCGAAGTCACGAACGATTTTTCCCAGGCTAAAGTTTTTTTGAGCGTCATGGGCTCCGATGAGCAAAAGGAAGAGACGTTAAAGGCGTTGTCCCGCAGCTCCGGCTTTATCCGCTCCGAACTGGGCAAACGGATCCGGCTGCGCAAAATTCCGGAGCTTCTATTCAAATTCGATGCGTCGATCGATTACGGAAGCCGGATCGAGCAGCTGCTGGACCGCATCAACACGGGGAACGTAAACTCATGA
- the infB gene encoding translation initiation factor IF-2, producing the protein MSSKEIITILKRLNIPVNNHMSVMENEAVDAVEKFFRDIKAGAAAKQGGGAPKPAAPQGQRPEGQRPAASVQAASASGTQQARPQHQQGGQGRPQQQGQQNRQGGGQYGNQQRDNRGGQQNRPAGQGQQGNQHRDNRGGGQQQNRPGGQGQQGNQYRDNRGGQQQRPQGGQQQGQGGGRPNEQRGGGQQQGNFQQSGNGNQNQNRNRGFEQRQNNNNAGGPRKHHEPKAQFVAQKAVASSPQNAKDVIELDLDDTNVSTGKTTKKTKPAQKRFDDNKQSNLRSGGNRPGGNRFNNNRGRTPEPPRREKIDNTPKKIIVRGNMTVGEAAKLLHKDASEVIKKLLFLGVMATINQELEIDAILLLAAEFGVEVEVKIPVEEDKFELVEEKDDEADLLERPPVVTIMGHVDHGKTTLLDSIRKTNVTEGEAGGITQHIGAYQVEIHGKKITFLDTPGHEAFTSMRARGAQVTDITILVVAADDGVMPQTIEAINHAKAAKVPIIVAVNKIDKPDANADRIMQELTEYELVPEAWGGDTIFCNVSAKQRIGLENLLDMILLVAEVQELKANPNKRARGTVIEAELDKGKGPVARVLIQHGTLKIGDSFVAGNCFGRVRAMVNDKGKKLKEAGPSTPVEITGLTEVPQAGDPFMAFEDERKARAIAEKRAVTQRQAEMGANARVTLDDLYKHIKDGEIKDLNVIIKGDVQGSVEALKGSLAKIDIEGVRVKILHNGVGAITESDVILASASNAIVIGFNVRPEPQAKLTAEQEKVDIRLHNVIYNVIDEIEAAMKGMLDPVYKENVIGHAEVRNVFKVSKVGTIAGCMVTSGKISRNAEARLIRNGIVVYEGKIDSLKRFKDDAREVAQGYECGISLERFNDIKEGDTIEAFVMETVER; encoded by the coding sequence ATGAGCAGCAAGGAGATCATTACGATTTTAAAACGATTAAACATTCCAGTGAACAACCATATGAGCGTCATGGAAAATGAAGCGGTGGATGCGGTCGAAAAATTTTTCCGCGATATTAAGGCGGGAGCGGCAGCGAAGCAGGGCGGGGGGGCTCCGAAACCGGCCGCTCCGCAGGGGCAAAGACCGGAAGGGCAAAGGCCGGCGGCATCCGTCCAGGCGGCTTCGGCGTCGGGCACCCAGCAGGCCAGACCGCAGCACCAGCAAGGAGGCCAAGGCCGGCCGCAGCAGCAGGGCCAGCAAAACCGCCAAGGCGGAGGCCAGTACGGCAATCAGCAGCGCGATAATCGCGGCGGGCAGCAAAACCGTCCGGCAGGCCAAGGCCAACAGGGCAATCAGCACCGCGACAACCGCGGCGGCGGTCAGCAGCAAAACCGTCCAGGCGGTCAAGGCCAGCAAGGCAATCAGTACCGCGATAACCGCGGCGGCCAGCAGCAGCGTCCACAAGGCGGCCAGCAGCAAGGACAAGGCGGCGGCCGTCCGAACGAACAGCGCGGCGGAGGGCAGCAGCAGGGCAACTTCCAGCAAAGCGGCAATGGAAACCAAAATCAGAACCGGAACCGCGGCTTCGAGCAGCGGCAGAACAATAACAACGCCGGAGGTCCGCGCAAACATCACGAGCCGAAAGCTCAGTTTGTCGCGCAAAAAGCGGTTGCGTCCAGCCCGCAAAATGCGAAAGACGTAATCGAGCTTGATCTGGACGATACGAACGTATCGACCGGCAAAACGACGAAAAAGACAAAACCGGCGCAGAAACGTTTCGACGATAACAAGCAAAGCAACCTGAGGAGCGGGGGCAACCGACCTGGAGGCAACCGTTTCAACAATAATAGAGGCCGTACGCCAGAACCTCCGCGCAGAGAAAAAATTGATAACACACCGAAGAAAATCATCGTCCGCGGCAATATGACGGTCGGCGAGGCCGCCAAACTGCTGCATAAGGATGCTTCGGAGGTCATCAAGAAACTGTTGTTCCTCGGCGTGATGGCGACTATCAACCAGGAACTCGAGATCGACGCGATTCTACTGCTTGCCGCCGAGTTCGGCGTGGAAGTGGAAGTGAAAATTCCGGTTGAGGAAGACAAATTCGAACTTGTCGAGGAAAAAGACGACGAAGCGGATTTACTTGAACGCCCGCCGGTCGTTACGATCATGGGCCACGTCGACCACGGGAAAACAACCTTGCTCGACTCGATCCGCAAAACGAACGTCACCGAAGGCGAAGCTGGCGGCATTACTCAGCATATCGGCGCATATCAAGTTGAGATTCACGGCAAGAAAATTACCTTCCTTGATACGCCGGGTCACGAAGCGTTTACTTCGATGCGTGCCCGCGGCGCTCAGGTAACGGATATTACGATCTTGGTCGTAGCTGCGGACGACGGCGTCATGCCGCAAACGATCGAGGCGATCAACCATGCGAAGGCGGCCAAAGTGCCGATCATCGTAGCGGTAAACAAAATCGACAAGCCGGATGCGAATGCCGATCGCATCATGCAGGAGCTGACCGAATACGAGCTCGTTCCAGAAGCATGGGGCGGCGATACGATTTTCTGCAACGTCTCGGCGAAGCAGCGCATCGGTTTGGAAAACCTGCTCGACATGATTTTGCTCGTTGCCGAAGTACAGGAGCTGAAGGCGAACCCGAACAAACGTGCCCGCGGCACGGTCATCGAGGCCGAGCTCGACAAAGGAAAAGGCCCGGTTGCCCGCGTTCTTATCCAGCACGGTACGCTTAAAATCGGCGACAGCTTCGTAGCCGGCAACTGCTTTGGCCGCGTGCGCGCGATGGTCAACGATAAAGGCAAGAAGCTGAAGGAAGCTGGTCCATCTACACCGGTGGAGATTACCGGCCTCACCGAAGTGCCGCAAGCGGGCGATCCGTTTATGGCGTTCGAGGATGAACGCAAGGCGAGAGCGATCGCGGAGAAACGCGCGGTGACCCAGCGTCAGGCGGAAATGGGCGCCAACGCTCGCGTTACGCTGGACGATCTGTACAAGCACATCAAGGACGGCGAGATCAAAGACCTTAATGTCATCATCAAAGGCGATGTCCAGGGCTCCGTCGAGGCGCTCAAAGGTTCGCTGGCGAAAATCGACATCGAAGGAGTGCGCGTTAAAATTTTGCATAACGGCGTAGGTGCTATCACCGAATCCGACGTTATCCTCGCTTCCGCGTCCAATGCGATCGTCATTGGCTTCAACGTACGACCGGAGCCGCAAGCGAAATTGACGGCTGAGCAGGAAAAGGTGGACATCCGTCTGCACAACGTCATTTACAACGTGATCGACGAAATCGAAGCGGCAATGAAAGGAATGCTCGATCCCGTATACAAAGAAAACGTCATTGGGCATGCTGAGGTTAGAAATGTGTTTAAGGTGTCCAAGGTCGGTACGATCGCAGGATGTATGGTCACCTCGGGCAAAATTTCCCGCAACGCCGAAGCCCGTCTCATTCGCAACGGCATCGTAGTTTACGAGGGCAAGATCGACTCGCTCAAGCGGTTTAAGGACGATGCCCGGGAAGTGGCGCAAGGCTACGAGTGCGGAATTTCTCTCGAAAGATTCAACGATATTAAAGAGGGAGATACGATCGAAGCGTTCGTAATGGAAACCGTGGAGAGGTGA
- a CDS encoding DHH family phosphoesterase, whose product MMDGQQGYEAQLEAAARFISDRDDFLVVSHVQPDGDAAGSTFAVGWMLRQLGKTYTLINEGRMPGKFLYMAGNQTITSCDDSSMQRTYRHIISVDCADFARIGAVHTWFAPQAELLNIDHHATNDRFGHTNLVRDDAAATVEVLYDLAVHMKLNMTEPLNICIYSGLLTDTGGFRYANTSPKVMHIAAEMLRLGVKGYELAERLLETITVPQISLLKQALQTLSFAHDQKVAWLHVTMDEVQQFGAASEDMDGLVNYPRNVEGVEVGILFKEREGDQVKVSFRSAGRVDVAQLAKRFGGGGHVRAAGCTVHGKLSEVIKRVVDEVGKTL is encoded by the coding sequence ATGATGGACGGGCAGCAGGGTTACGAGGCTCAGCTTGAAGCGGCAGCCCGGTTCATCTCGGACCGCGACGACTTTCTCGTCGTTTCCCACGTACAGCCGGACGGAGATGCGGCCGGCTCTACGTTTGCGGTCGGATGGATGCTCCGCCAACTGGGCAAAACGTATACGCTCATCAACGAAGGCAGGATGCCTGGGAAATTTTTGTATATGGCCGGGAATCAGACGATAACAAGCTGCGACGATTCGTCCATGCAGCGGACTTACCGCCATATCATCAGCGTGGATTGCGCCGATTTCGCAAGGATCGGCGCCGTTCACACATGGTTTGCCCCTCAGGCCGAGCTGCTGAATATCGACCATCACGCCACGAACGACCGTTTCGGCCATACGAATCTGGTCCGCGATGACGCCGCGGCGACGGTGGAAGTGCTTTATGACCTTGCCGTACATATGAAGCTGAACATGACCGAACCGCTCAATATTTGCATTTATTCCGGATTGCTCACCGATACCGGCGGATTTCGTTACGCGAACACGTCGCCGAAGGTGATGCATATCGCTGCGGAGATGCTCCGGCTTGGCGTGAAAGGGTACGAGCTGGCCGAGAGGCTGCTCGAAACAATCACGGTTCCGCAAATCAGCCTGCTCAAGCAGGCGCTGCAAACTCTTTCTTTCGCCCATGATCAAAAGGTTGCCTGGCTTCATGTAACGATGGACGAGGTGCAGCAATTCGGTGCCGCCAGCGAAGACATGGACGGGCTTGTCAACTACCCGAGAAACGTGGAAGGCGTCGAGGTCGGCATATTGTTCAAGGAACGCGAAGGAGATCAGGTCAAAGTCAGCTTCCGCTCCGCGGGACGCGTCGACGTGGCTCAGCTCGCCAAGCGCTTCGGCGGAGGCGGTCACGTTCGCGCCGCCGGCTGCACGGTACACGGAAAGCTGAGCGAGGTCATCAAGCGAGTGGTGGACGAAGTGGGGAAAACGTTATGA